The following proteins are encoded in a genomic region of Corylus avellana chromosome ca4, CavTom2PMs-1.0:
- the LOC132177206 gene encoding caffeoyl-CoA O-methyltransferase 5-like, whose protein sequence is MDWAKFDRDAGSIQAGAHQGLGHKSLLQSDDLYQYILETSVYPREPEPMKELREMTAKHPWNTMTTSADENQFLNMLLKLINAKKTMEIGVYTGYSLLATALALPQDGKILAMDVNRENYELGLPIIEKAGVAHKIDFKEGPALPVLDQLIEDDKNHGTFDFIFVDADKNNYLNYHKRLIELVKVGGLIGYDNTLWNGSVAAPANAPLPEYLIYYRQFVLEVNKALAVDPRIEICMLSVGDGITLCRRIK, encoded by the exons GTTCAATACAAGCCGGGGCTCACCAGGGGTTAGGTCACAAGAGCCTTCTGCAGAGCGATGATCTTTACCAG TATATATTGGAGACTAGTGTGTACCCAAGAGAGCCTGAACCCATGAAGGAGTTGAGAGAGATGACAGCCAAGCATCCATG GAACACCATGACCACCTCTGCTGATGAAAACCAGTTCTTGAACATGCTCCTCAAGCTCATCAATGCCAAGAAGACAATGGAGATTGGTGTCTACACTGGCTACTCCCTCCTTGCCACCGCCCTTGCTCTTCCCCAAGATGGGAAA ATTTTGGCCATGGATGTCAATAGAGAAAACTACGAGCTTGGTCTACCTATCATTGAAAAAGCTGGTGTTGCACACAAGATCGACTTCAAAGAAGGCCCTGCTCTCCCAGTTCTTGACCAGTTGATTGAAGAC GACAAGAACCACGgtacatttgattttatattcGTGGACGCCGACAAGAACAACTACCTTAACTACCATAAGAGGTTGATTGAGCTTGTGAAGGTCGGGGGTTTGATCGGCTACGACAACACCCTATGGAACGGCTCTGTGGCGGCACCTGCCAATGCGCCACTCCCCGAATACCTCATTTATTATAGGCAGTTCGTGTTGGAGGTCAACAAGGCCCTCGCTGTGGACCCCAGGATTGAGATCTGCATGCTTTCTGTTGGTGATGGGATCACTCTCTGCCGTCGGATCAAATGA